AATTGGTAAATTATAACAAATCATGTAGTTGATATTATAAGTAgttatggaagaaaaaaatcaaatgtaaCTAATAATTGACAATGTATAAACTCTTTACATTGAcgatttatataaattaaattattaatacaacACTATGAATAAATATTGGTTGATTATAaggtaaatataaatataacaatgtgtttttattattaaaaaatagtattcattcattcaaatcgctaaaaattatatcaaccaagaattatataatacaaaattgttaaaaataaaaatgacaaatcTTTGAATAAACTCGAATATTTAGGTTAATATCATAAAACATGTCACACTAATACGTTCAaaatgtgaaagaaaaaaaaacacacacacaaacatTAAATGTatgtaaatataatttatttagataaaagagaataaaaatatatatttaaagaaatgaatttaaataaaaattaattttaaatcatctctcttatataaagaaaataaaaagaacaaataaaaagaGAGGAAAAGGAGGTGACTcctgtaacaaaaaaaaaaactgcaatGTAAAcgtaaatataacaataactaaaaatattaaatttattataaaaaaaactatgactattaaataattttttaacgtATTAGTTTatctataagaaaaatatataattattatggaTTTAAAGGAGATACAATGTCTCACATTAACAACTAATAATAACTCAATTactatctattttaattaaCCATGTAAAAATATTGTAGTTTGGTATATATGTTGGGTGTAATTGAAATTCTATCTTGAGGTCtaaatgtgtatatatatatatatatattggcaATCTACTTCTTTAATAGGTGGCCTATAATTAATCTTGACCATTAcatctatttattattaaatcaatgatttatattgatttttctttcatAGTGACACTAATCTTTAGAATCATTATAACCTTCACCTTCTTTTAAGTGTTTCTTCGTAGTCGAATATCAAGAGTCTACTTTGCTTTTAGGTGCTTTGCTTCCAGGTATTATTTTCATTCTTAAATTATACAATAAATATCATGGAACAACTTTGATTGCATTGTTATGGtttactaaattataatatataaaagatgAGTTTGGATCATTTCAATTCAAATCTCCCTCAATTtctctcaattatttttattttttttcattttattttaaaaaaaaaattaaaaattcatatcaTATAGATAATATATGCAAAATTTTAtactaatttaaaatcatttgatattttattgagatatactaaaattaacatctgatgtatttttattaaacaccgttgattttcataaattacaataacatattaaataattttatatttatataaattttatatgtataatctatataatacaaattttcaatttaataaaaagattataaaaaaaatcctcGTACTTGATAAATTAAtcattattaaattttgtttgaatttattgTGAATAGTATTCTtgtaattacattaaaaataagtacacatcatttttttactataaataaatatgttattttataaataaaaaattaacatatattataatGTTGCTGGCTAGAattttttaaatccaaatacATCATCTACTTTGCCATTGAATCCATCAGCGGCTAACTTtaaatttagttcaaaaattgTATCAGTGTTGTTCAATCCTCCGACCTAATTAGTAGTATAAAAGTGACTTgtactattttattttcaaagtgACAAAGAGAAAGGAATTtgaattgttattatttttataaactttcaTCTTTCATCCCTAACGCAATGTTCAATGGTCATCACTGCGAAATAGATGAAAAtgcaatatttttgtttaatttataaatattccAACGACTTTATCCATTTGAGATCAGCATCTTCGATCACTCAATTAGTTATCGAACCATGTTTAACCACCTACATTCTCCGCCAATATGTTATCGCTCTAGCTCTACCAATAATAGCTCTTAATTAAGTTGTCATCAATCTCCTCccacaatattaaatttatggTTCTATAAAGTCGTTGTGATTCAATTTTGTTACAATTAATTTAGGGATTTCAAAAGTTAAAACATCACATCCTCCACAAAATCGTAAGTTAATATTAGGAAATTTATCACGCAACATAGTCTCAATCACAGTCAACATTTAGCCAACTTTAGATACGTGCAACATGTATGGTATTCTGTTTCAAATTTTGAAGAGCTAGAAAACAAATACATTTTGTTCTCGTTTTATTTTTCATTGGAAGACACCATCTAAAGCGATGCCATAAGAAATTGTTGATCTTTAAGAGTCCTATCATATTCCAAAGATTCAATAATGTCCTCGTTTCTTTCATTAATTTGTATCTAGGAAGATTTGAATACAAAGTTGATAGAGTAATTGAATTGTGAAAATCCATTTTGATTTTCTCCTCACATTAATATATGAGGTATAGCTAGCCCTAGACATGGGTTTGTAGCTCTAGCTCCACTTGGTGTTTGTTCAAAACTCATCTGAGCAGTAATGACATTGTTACATTGTTAGGGCACAAAAACATCCTTAACACAAGGGTTAAAGACCAAATGAGGAATCAATTGATAAAAACTATTTAGCTTTACGTTGTTCAACCtgttttgataatttaatttgtatcatgaaaccattttataaaaataaaaacttcacaacaatattaataaatgtatttCGTGTTTTTGTCAAATTTAATGTCAACACTTAAATGGTTAATAGTTTGCAAGCATAGATTTCCAAAAAATTATGAAGTGGACTCATATGTGTAAGCCCCAAATAGTATGGTCCAACTAAAAGTGGTCATTAGTTTTTCATTGAATTCAAaagttttgttcaaatattAATGATGGATGCCCATTCATTTATTCTATCCCTATACACACGGCTCACTACAAAGAAAGTCTATGCAAAAAACTTCAGTTATTGGGGCCACGTTAACGTAATGCACATTGCACGTAGTCTAATGTAAATATCAACTAATATCTAAATGTTTTACATTACAAAAATAGGGTTTTAACTTTTCAACAACaatgaaaatagaaatagaaaccTATACTAATAATCTCAAACTAGTTCTAATTAAATTTAGTTTAGGGAGGATTCTAATATCAATACAAAaagttgaaaatataaattttaatatatttttagttaactttttctatatttaGTTCTTTAATGCCCCTGTTAACTTTATTAATATATGTCTTTTCATATTTTAGATTCTAGAACTCTGAAAAGTAttctaatttgatttaaaagtaatattattggaatacaaaatttaatgtaaaataagaCATAAACTTAATAATTTGACATTTTATGaagaacaaaatataatatctacTGTATTTTATATGGTACTATGTTTAtatctcattttatattttttgtgttcTTATAATGTTCCTCTTATTTTAAATACTTCGGGCATGATTTTGTTGTTTGTGTGTATCATACTTCTTAAAACACTGGAATAGTTATCACTGTACTCGCAATGTTAATTTCATTGTCTATTAAATGGTGATAAGACTTTATGAGATTCATTCACTTTCTTTATTGATATTTGCCTTAATTAAAAGTCGAAAACTTTTTTGCCTTTTTTATGCAGTTAAGCAGGTAAAGCAACCCATGCATAAGAGGAATAGTAATACTTggtctattttcattaaaaaaaaaaaaaaagagttagaGTTTATTTTTGCTACATACcattccaaaattaaaaaatagggTACAGATTCATTTTCCAATTAGTGTCTTTTTTTAGTATTCAATTCCATTAGTGGATGAAATTATCCtatatttaaaaacttttaaataaaaatattagtttgttaaaacaattttgaaatcaaatgcaaaatatatttaaattcaaactatcattgatatttattattaaaaaaaattataaaaaataattttacataactaatttgatcaaataaatagatttttttttttaattcctcaCATATTTCTTccatataaaataattgttttaagaTGCATTAGATATtaaatgtaaatatattttgtaaataatagattatagtaataaaaaaatatgtttagcTTCTAATTTAATTGTGAACGCTATTTCATGAACAATAATAGGTCACAACATATGTATTTCCCTAAACCAAAACATAATACAAATTTGGATTgggtagaaaataaaaaattacttttaagaTTAACTTTCTATGGAGCAGATCATATTTCAAAATGGAGAAAAAAGTGGAAGGTTGCTGTGGTAAGAAAAtcctaataaaaaattgaaggcGGTGACCAAAATGAAACTCATAATCAGGTAAATAGGGAAAACAATCAattgaatattaattaaaaacaattaaacaataaacataaaaaatatattttatttatccatCTTAATAATcagttaatattatataatatttttatttagttataaaGAGGGTTATATTAAGTATTAAGAGCATGAGTTACATGacattaaaaaacaaaagacaTATCAATAACACTATTAATAAAATCGAAAATATGTTGCTCAATGCACATACTACTATTACTTTAGcctatcaaaaaaatattattactttaaaCAACACTGAAAGATAGATGTAAAATTTACTGTTTGATGTGTTGCCAGCATATAATATCATATAGAAAGGTAAAACAATCGGgcaataaaattacaaattataacCATGAATATTCACCTAATATATCATATTGCGAGTGTAATAACATCCACACGCAGCTTAGATTTTTTTAACCAATGACCAAAAAATTAATACAGCAATAACTAGAATTCATATAAGATGTAAATGTTGTATAAAATAAGTCCTGAAAGGGTAGAGACAAGTTGATTCTCTATTTCGTAAAGTTATTAATAGGTAAAagtaaaatagaataaaaaaaaacaaaagcaaaAGCAAAAAGGTATTAGAGGAGGAAAAGATGAAAGCATTTAATTAAGAGTTTGAGtgttcaattaaattaaattcttttataCAAAGAAGGGTTgtttacttatatttatttatatgtgtatcattttcttttatttttctcactcatcttccctctctctctctctctaactTACTCTGTTTTGATTCCTGCATTGACTATACTGTGTCTTGTGAGGCGTTCAGTGCCTGCGGGTAATTACCGCTAACACAGATCGGTGAGCTTAGTTACtaaatagtattattatttttactaatacCATTTTTACCATTTCATATTCATGTTTCACTTAATTAGCATTACagtgaatgaatgaataaaatCCATACAtgttttcttctttattatttttacgtGTAGTAAGTATCCTTCATTTCATTTCACAGATTCTGATGATTGTTTATAATCCTCTCCATTGTGACAAAATCTCATATAtttaaatcagattttaattcacaaaatattagTCAGATTCATAACCACCCATAAGGAATTATATGCTTCTTTCACTTATACTTTTATTCAACATTTCCATGTCCAAGTCATTCATTTCAGCAATGAAAGCAGGTCCATCCAATATTTCATGCTAGAAGCGTGTTAAGtgtttctatttttattcttttcaatACTTTTATTCTTGCTTTGTAATGTTGCAGTAGCTAAGTGTTAAAGTGATTTTGGCGTATTCGATTGGTTTAAACAATGGGGTAAAACAGAAAGGTCAATGAGTTCTTTGGGTTGGGATTTTGATCATTTCAGTGCAAAATTTCAACTGAGGTAAAGTAGACTCTGCAATACTCCTAAGACGTACAACTTAGCACCATTCAGATAATCTATGTTTAGAAATTTCTTCAAATGAGTGAACAACAAAACAGCAGGTGAGATTCTCTGCTGAATTTCTCCTTTGTCTTTGATTAGATACATCAAAAGCTATTGATTTCCAAAATCTGAATACTTAACTTGTCATTGTGattattgattgatattttcTTTCATATATTAACCATGTTGAGTTGATAGTCTGTTCAGAATAAATTtaggaataaaaaaataatatgaactGGTAACATGATAAATTAATAGCTGATGAATGTTGTTTAGGCATGAAATGTagatagtttattttaaatagatagATGGTTTTGAGTAGATAAGAGATTGGTTTAGTATTGAAGGTATCACTTGATAATCATGTACAGATTAAAGAACTTTAAAACCGAAATCGCTTTAGGACTGCCAACGCATCAGAAGATGCATCATCCCATCACACCGCTCTCAATTTATCCTTTTCTCTGTGCCTGTTATTCTTGTCCTTTCTCAATCCTTCTTGATTCTTTTACATGCAACGTTTTATTTCTACTAGTATTGCCTAcagattttaattaaaatgtagcATGAAGTTGTCATCTGCCAATTATTGGCATGCATGATCTGGTATTGCACATAGCTCAGGATGAAAGGCATGCACTTGTAAACAAATATATAGCTTTTTCATTCAAGACTGAAGTTCAAACAGTTTCTTTTAAGCTACCTCTTTAAAGATAAGCATAGCTCTTCTTTCATACTGTACTCCAAAATACTAAAGTTGCTAAGTAAGCACCTAGATACATAGgataaacaattttataatgttttgaAATGAGGATTCAAAGTCTTACATGTATTGTTTCGTGAGCATTTTTGACAAAATGAAtttcatagttttttttaatgcttGATGGATATTTCTGTCGTACACTATTTTCCTGGACATTCCATCCGTATGTGTTTGTCTGTTGTCTCCATATAATGAGACATCATATAGTAGTACACCAATACTTGAGATACAATATTAGCATATAGATATCAGGCTAATGTTTTGTAAGACAtctatcatatattaatattctcCCCCAAAATTTCCACGGATACAAGTGAAACCAAGATAGTAATATCAATTCTAACTAACAGGATTTCAATAATGAACTTCGGAGAACAGCTTTTGGGTCAAAATGGGAAACAATTTCAAATGAACAATACATGGGTACCCATCACCCCTGAGAAGCTCGTTCAAATAAGATCTAATACAGTACCAGACTGGACAGCAAACGAAATGCGAAGAGCAAATTATCAAGAATTTCCTGTACCTGGATGCGACTACACGAATGAGATGCGACTTCATTACAATGGACCATATCAGAATCTCCATCTGTTAAGACAAACAGGTCAAAGTGGAGAAAACAATAATTTTGGTGGCAACTCAGTCCACAGAAGCAGTGTTATAGATCACATTGCAGGCTCCTATGCTCGAACACAGCACTACGAGAGCAATGGATTGAACAGTAATACATTGGAACTACTGCTAAAGAAGAATGCAACTAATATTGCTACTGCTAACAGGAATTTGGATACAAGCATCAATGTGGCAGCAAGAAACCCACTGCTACCAAGATTTTACCCTCAGGCTAGCAGTGATATGAGTTATTCCTATGCAGCTTCAGATATGGTGTATAAGGAAGCAAATAGACTTCTCATTCCGAATAGGAATTCTGAATTTAGTGGCAGCAACACAGACAACTTGCTCAACAATGATATTCACTGCTCAGTCTCAAACCAACTGAAGGACATCTTCTCTGGAGTATACTATGGtaacttcttttattctgtAATTCAAATTCAGATATAAATTAGTGGTTACAATGCCTTTCCagtgttattattttaattgagatGTTTGGGCAACTGAATCAGAAACATGCTAAACTGTTCAATTGCATGTTATATCTAGCCACACAAACTTACAGGTATTATTGTCACCAAATTAATACACAAATTGATAATAAACTATATCTCTATGGAAATTTTATGACCCAGAACATAACAATTCAAGGTAAATACATTTCTACTGTAATGCCAATAATTGAACTTATGCAGTAATGCAATGAATGAGGgagcaaagaaaaaaaaactagtttcAGTACAATTTGGCATTCACAGTaaccaaaataaattttgattttcatcACAATGATGAGATTAATTATTCTTTCAATTATTAAGACAAAAACCATGAAGTTATAAACATTGATCATGAATGCGGACAAtagttttatcatttattttattaatttctttacgaAGTCATGGAAATGTTATCCACCGAGTTAAATGGTAAGCAACAATGAGAAACTATGATAAAGATTGTGATCTTACAAACACAATGATCCTTTTTCTTTGCTGTTTAAACAATACCTTCTTGCATCCCTTATAAGCTTTCAGCGACAATTCAGTGAATGACAAAAACTGCTTTTACAGGTGATTCTCACCCTGAGCATTATCTGAACTATGTGCCAATTGGAGAAGCTGATGCCACCACCAGTTTCACCAACTCCCTCCAATCAATACCAAAAACAACGGATCAGCTCAAGTTTTTGGAAAACCAGATCTGTCCAATGCCTGATTACACAATAGCTGAAAGCACAAGTCATGAGAAAGACATTGTTTCATGCACAGAGAATGAAATCCAAGAATATTGTGATGGGCTTCTACAGCAAATTGTAGATTCTTCATCTGCAATAGTTTCTCCAACACATGGGGATCAAAAGGGTTCTGTCAGCAACATTTCTGACAGGGCAAGTGACGAGATTTTTGACCTGAACAAGACTCCAGAGCAGAAAGTACCTAGGCGCAGAAAGCATAGGCCAAAGGTAATTGCAGTAGCCAAGCCCAAAAGAAATACCAACCCTGCAAGTCAAGAGAATCAGGTTAAGGAAAATCCACGCAGAAAAAGGAAGAATGTCCCAAAAACTGCAGCAACACCAAAGGCAGATGTTGTAAAAGAAATGTGTGATTCAACTGCTGCAACTACAAAATCCTGCAGGAAAGCTCTAAATTTTGACTTGGAAAATAGTAGATATGAAAGCCAGAGCAGCATGGTTTTTCAGCAAGAGATCTACCATATAAATGAGAATGCTTTTAATACCACTGCAGAATACAAGGTTAAAGAGATGCATAGTGGAGCAAATATAAAGTACGATACAAACTCAGCTTTGACGATCAATCAGCAGGATGAACTTGCAGTAGAAAACCAAAGACCCAGGAACACGGATGATATTACACATCTATTGAAAGGAAAGGTAACAAATACTTTCTTGTCAGAAAGGGAATCAACCATAACCTTGTCAGATACTACAGAAGAAGAGCAGAGAGAAAAATTTCAGGACTCTGAGAAAGGTCCAGCTCAAGGAAATTCTAGTTTATGGCAGGAAAGAAATAGTGGATGCATGCTGCAATACATTAATGCAAATGAAATTGGAAACACTCTCTTTCAATCAGAAATATGTTTTGAAAACTCCCAGGAGACAGGGGAACTGATTTGTAAAAATACGTTTCAGTCCCCTAGCATTCTCTCCAATTCCATTGAAGCAAAGGGTTCCAAGAGAAAATATTCCAACAGCGCTGAGAACCAACATTACTCATCCAGAAATCCACTTGGTACTTCCTTGTGCCAAGAGATTTTACAAGTGGATGGAAACTTCAAAGATGCAGATCTTTCTAAAGGTCtcttagaaaaaaataaaaggaaaagaaCTCAAAATAAAATCCCTGCAAAAGCCCGCAGAGGATCTTCCACCAAAAAAATTTCCAAAGATAGTTTGCAGAAAgtaagaaaagaagaaaaaaaagggttTCAATCACACTGTAACGAAGAAATGCCAAACTACTGTATTGAAAACAGCAGATTCGTAAAGCAGCAAAACAGTGGAGGCAGCACTCATGATTTCTTTGCTATTTCAGGTAATGCATGTCAGTTTGATAAAGGAAAGGACTTTTCGGTAAACAAATAATGATAATTCAGtatttgtttctttattttcagGAGAACCACACCCGATATATTCCACCCTGATAGACAACATAATTTGCCAGCTGAATGGTCTCAACCTCAATGAGGGCAACACATCAGAGATGGAAGGACAAAAGGCACTTATCCCATATAAGGGAGATGGTTCTATTGTACCCTACCAGGAATTTGAATTTGCCAAGAAACATAAACCAAGACCAAAAGTAGACCTTGATCCGGAAACAGAGAGAACCTGGAAACTGTTGATGGGGAAGGAAGGAAGTGAAGACCTTGAAGGAACTGACGAGGAAAAGGAGAAGTGGTGggaaaaggaaagaaatgtATTTCGTGGACGAGCTGATTCCTTCATTGCACGGATGCATCTTGTTCAAGGTACAAAACATCAGATCCATAGCCCCAAAACTTGCTGATAATATGCCTCTGGTTTTCTTCAATTTATGATGTTTGACGCTTAACTTGTCATTACAATGTTATTCATATATGCATTTGAATCTGTTGGAATTATAGGCTTTGGAAGGGAAGAGAGAAGTTACCAATAGTGTACTGAACATATGAAATGATAAATGTGATACAATACCGTAATTCTCTTACAAATAATAGGTCAAGTATTAGCACTACCAGCACAAGCACAAGTATCTAATAAAACTAATGTGAACTCTAAGGGTTTGTTTGGGAGTTGGGAAGCACTGATTGAGGGAAAAGGGAGGATAGTCCCCCACCTTGCACGGGGGTTTACTTTTCTCCATAGAACTAAAATTAGGGGGGCCTATAAAAAGGAATTGGGgaatgaatttgaaaaaatttggaGAGCtttgaaaaatttctcaaatccTTCTTTATAATACtctcaaaataaagaaaatattagtCATAAACACTACCAAACAAGGTGAGAGACTCTCCTCTCTTTCTCTCCCCTTCCCCAAAGCCCTACCGTAAAGACACACAACTAAATTGACAAtaaattctttatatttaattagcaTCCCTTTGACATTCAAATAGGattaaaatcaacaacaaaaacaaaagccAGTGATATATTGAAATTATTCAATTGCAAAATTGTTCATTTGTCAACATATACATGTAAATCAAATATACCTCTACTATGCAGGAGATAGACGCTTTTCAAAGTGGAAAGGATCTGTGGTTGACTCGGTGATAGGTGTTTTTCTCACTCAGAATGTTTCAGATCATCTTTCAAGGTAAGCTCATACATTAGCATTAGGTTTTTTCCACTTTTCACCACTCGGGATGTTTTGCCAAAATTGCCAATGCTAGTACAAGATGATGTGCAAACACCACAAAAACATCATGTTTCATTCCTCTATTTGCAGCTCTGCCTTTATGTCTCTAGCGGCAAGGTTTCCTCTTAAATCAAAAAGCAGCCAGAGAACATATGATGTCACAGACACCTTGGTTGAAGAGCCACAACTCTGCATAGTAAATCCAGCTGATACAATAGGATCATATGCAAGAGGAACATTGAATCAACCAACCTACTATATTGACTTTGAGATGCCCCATCATACAGGAGAGCTTTGGAGAGACAGTGAAACCTCAAGGATAAATGAGAGCTTAATAAAGCCAAATAATCATATCTCAGAGGAAGAATTCTTATCATCACAAGATTCTCTTGATTCCTCAGTTACTCAAGACACCAGAATTAGATCCTCTTCAGGATCCAATTCAGAGTCAGAAGGACGCAACAGAGGGTGTGAGCCCAGCAAGGCTCAGTTCTTTACTTCAACCAATTCTTTACTGGCAGGAAAGACCACTATGTTTCAGGAATTTTACCATAGTGTAAATG
The genomic region above belongs to Cicer arietinum cultivar CDC Frontier isolate Library 1 chromosome 4, Cicar.CDCFrontier_v2.0, whole genome shotgun sequence and contains:
- the LOC101512940 gene encoding transcriptional activator DEMETER-like, with amino-acid sequence MSEQQNSRISIMNFGEQLLGQNGKQFQMNNTWVPITPEKLVQIRSNTVPDWTANEMRRANYQEFPVPGCDYTNEMRLHYNGPYQNLHLLRQTGQSGENNNFGGNSVHRSSVIDHIAGSYARTQHYESNGLNSNTLELLLKKNATNIATANRNLDTSINVAARNPLLPRFYPQASSDMSYSYAASDMVYKEANRLLIPNRNSEFSGSNTDNLLNNDIHCSVSNQLKDIFSGVYYGDSHPEHYLNYVPIGEADATTSFTNSLQSIPKTTDQLKFLENQICPMPDYTIAESTSHEKDIVSCTENEIQEYCDGLLQQIVDSSSAIVSPTHGDQKGSVSNISDRASDEIFDLNKTPEQKVPRRRKHRPKVIAVAKPKRNTNPASQENQVKENPRRKRKNVPKTAATPKADVVKEMCDSTAATTKSCRKALNFDLENSRYESQSSMVFQQEIYHINENAFNTTAEYKVKEMHSGANIKYDTNSALTINQQDELAVENQRPRNTDDITHLLKGKVTNTFLSERESTITLSDTTEEEQREKFQDSEKGPAQGNSSLWQERNSGCMLQYINANEIGNTLFQSEICFENSQETGELICKNTFQSPSILSNSIEAKGSKRKYSNSAENQHYSSRNPLGTSLCQEILQVDGNFKDADLSKGLLEKNKRKRTQNKIPAKARRGSSTKKISKDSLQKVRKEEKKGFQSHCNEEMPNYCIENSRFVKQQNSGGSTHDFFAISGEPHPIYSTLIDNIICQLNGLNLNEGNTSEMEGQKALIPYKGDGSIVPYQEFEFAKKHKPRPKVDLDPETERTWKLLMGKEGSEDLEGTDEEKEKWWEKERNVFRGRADSFIARMHLVQGDRRFSKWKGSVVDSVIGVFLTQNVSDHLSSSAFMSLAARFPLKSKSSQRTYDVTDTLVEEPQLCIVNPADTIGSYARGTLNQPTYYIDFEMPHHTGELWRDSETSRINESLIKPNNHISEEEFLSSQDSLDSSVTQDTRIRSSSGSNSESEGRNRGCEPSKAQFFTSTNSLLAGKTTMFQEFYHSVNGVSLFEEKTNGKLQQHVKQSSRVGRNDSHSFHSASGHPCSFDYPQKQHLPVAPSTDYASYYSYIQGLNTFQMNGEDLSWPETVSIHNEYQDKNNRRFGIKGVGDSMDKPTEMQHGNVPLGFPELPTMNLYVPLSKRSVLVGDTSQSRSDTNYNQPSPNHHLVGQKTLRSEGGTYTESSNTSHILGRGKDHAKNDHINILEHAEEVFDSEKIIPTETRQVCSDNGQAEPMAEKQVYSPGQKDKEGKLEVRKARKTKPETKKKHEDDWDKLRKEVHEKGAKIERSTDTMDSLDYEAIRCASVKEISDAIKERGMNNMLAERIKEFLNRLVKEHGSIDLEWLRHVPPDKTKDYLLSMRGLGLKSVECVRLLTLHHLAFPVDTNVGRIAVRLGWVPLQPLPEKLQIHLLELYPVLESIQKYLWPRLCKLDQRTLYELHYQMITFGKVFCTKKKPNCNACPMRAECRHFASAFASARLALPGPEEKRIVSMPVPTSDERNLPNLNPVILPLTGNMSGETGIQSRQCEPIIEEPATPEQSPEALESDIEDFFWEDPDEIPTINVNLEVFAKSLQNHMQEHEGDQSKALVAWNPQSASIPTAKLKNVSRLRTEHQVYELPDSHPLLEKMDKREPDDPSPYLLAIWSPGETANSIEPPQRKCGLQDSTNLCNDKTCFSCNSIREANSQIVRGTLLIPCRTATRGSFPLNGTYFQVNELFADHASSIEPIDIPREWIWNLPRRTVYFGTSVSSIFKGLSTPEIQHCFWRGFVCVRGFDQQKRAPRPLFARLHFTESKLAKTKK